The genomic stretch GAATTGATTCGCGAGCTGCTGCATCGCCTGGGTCGTGACGACGAGCCCGACGACGGCTTCGCGGTCGGCGTGCCCGAGCATGTCAGGCTGGGCATCACTCAACTCAGCGAGAAGCTGATTCGCACCCGCGAACAGTCCGTGGTCATCGAGCGCGACTGCCGCCGGCTGCGCGGCGAAATTGCGCGCATCGAGTCTGAGTGCGATGCGGTGACCTCCGAAGGCTCGCTCCAGCCCTGGCGCGCCGAGCTGCGCCGGCTGCGGCCCCTGGCCGAGGAAGAGGCAGCGCTGGGCGAGTTGCAGGCGAAAAGCAGGCGGCTGCAGCGCGAAGCCGAGACTCGACTGCAGGCCCTCGGACTGTGGCAGGGCGAACTCGAGGCCGTTCAAGCTTTGCCTGTCCCGCCCGAGGAGTCGATCGAGCGATTCGACGCCCAGCGGCGCGATCTCGACGCACGCTGTGAATCGCAACAGCGCCATCTGACGGAGCTCAACCAGGAGATCGACCAGCTGCAAGCGACATTGGGCCAGCTCGAGGCCGCCGGCGCGGTGCCGTCGGCCAGCGATCTCGCCGCGGCGCGCGCGTTGCGCGACCGTGGCTGGCGCTTGGTCATGGCCGCCTGGCAAGGCGGCGGCCCTGGCGCTCCGGAGCAGGGCGAGTTTCTTGCCGCCTGCAGCCGGGACAATCTGCCGGACGCATACGCCCAGTGCGTACAGGCCGCCGACGAGCTGGCCGACCGATTGCGGCGCGAGGCCGACCGCGTGGCCGACAAGGCCAGGCTGTCTGGCCAGTTGGATCGCGCGCGCCGGCGCGCCGCCGATGCCGACATGGCTCTGCAACAGACGTGCGAGGCCTGCGCTCGGTGGCAGAACCAATGGGTCCAGCTCTGGGAGCCCTTGGCGTTGGCCCCGCTGCCGCCCGGCGAGATGCGGGCCTGGCTACGGCGACAGCGCGAGCTGGCCGAGCTTGTCGGCCAATGGCAACAAACTGTGGAAGACATTCGCGATCGCTCCGAGGAACTTGCCCGGCAGCGCATATCGGTCGGCCGGATTGCGACCGAGCTGGGGCTATCACCCGCCGCGGCCGATGTATCGCTCGTCGCGCTGGTCGAGGCGGCCAGCGATCGGGCCGAAGCCTTGCATGACGCGGCCAGGCGGCGCGCCGATCGGCGCGCGCAGTTGCCGGCGATGCGCAAAGAATTGCACGACTTGGAGCACCAGCAAGGCAAGCTGTCCGACGTGCTGCAAGAACTGGGACGCGATTGGGCGCAGTTCATGCGCCCCCTGGGGCTGGCCGAACACGCGACGGCGGAACAAGCGGCGAGCGTGCTGGAGACCCTGGCGCAGATTGCCGAGCAACGCGCCCGACGCCACCAGTTTGCCGTGCGGGTAGCGGGCATCGATGCCGAGGCACGGCAGTTCGCCGCGGACGTAATTGCCGCTGCCGAACGATTGGCGCCCGATCTGGGAGACCAAGAGCCGGAACGAATCGTGCTCCAGCTTGCCGAGCGATTTGCTCAGTCGCATCGGGCCGACGTGCAGCGCAAGTCGCTGGCCGAGCGGCTGGCCGACGAGCGGTCACGGCTGGAAAGAGCCCGGGTGGCGTTTCGCCAGGCCGAATCGATGCTCGCGCAGCTTTGCGAGGAGGCCGGGTGCGAGGAAATCGCTCAGCTGGCAAAACTCGAGCAGCAGTCGACCGAACGCCGCGAGGTGCAGAACGCTCTCGGCGAGGCGCAGCGGCAATTGAGCGAACTCGCTGCTGGGCGCAGCCTGACCGAGTTCGTCGACGACGTGGTGCAGCAGGCCGATGAATTGCCGACTCGCATCGAGACGCTGCAGTCTGGAATCGCTCAGCTCGAGGAACAGCGCGATGCGGCCCTGCGTGCCGCCACCGAGGCCGAAACAGAACTCAAACGCATGAGCGGGGGCGAGGGAGCCATCGGCCTGGCCGAACGGTGCGAATCGCTGCTGGCACGCTTGCGGGGAGACGCCGAACGGCTCGCCGTACTGCGGCTGGCGCAAGCTGTGCTCCGCGAAGGCGTCGACCGCTACCGGCGCGAAAACGCCAGCGCCGTCCTCGATCGGGCCAGCACGCTCTTCACGCAATTGACGTGTGGGTCGTTCGCGGGCCTGCGGACGGAGATCGACGAAGACGAAGAAGTGATCGTGGGAGTACGGCCCGATGGGACCTGGCTGACCGTCGAAGGCATGAGCGAAGGCACGGCCGACCAGTTGTTCCTAGCACTGCGCCTGGCGAGCGTGCGCGCCTGGGCCGAGGAGCACGAGCCAATTCCGCTGGCGCTCGACGATATCCTGGTGAACTTCGACGATCGCCGTTCGGCGGCGGCGCTGTTGGCCTTGGCCGAGCTTTCCGATCACGTGCAGGTCGTGTTCTTTACGCACCACGCACATCTGGTAGAACTGGCTCGCCAGCACGTTGCGCCCGAGCGCGTGTTCGTACACGAACTCCGCCGCTAACCGCGCCGCTTGCGTCGTGGTTCGCCGTGAGGCTTCCCGTTGCCGCGAGACTGCCGATGGACCACCACGCCGAATTGGCTCAGCTCGTCATGCCGGCCGGGTCGAACGGAGAGTTCAACCTGCCGTCTGAGCTGTCGATCGTGATCGAGCGCGGCCACGGCTGCGAGTTGTGGGATACGACCGGCCGGCGGTTTCTCGACTTTTCCACGGGTTGGGGCTCCGTGCTCGTCGGCCATGCCCGGCCCGAGGTTGTCGCGGCCGTCACGCGGCAGGCGGCGCTCGGATCGAATTTTTCGTACCCCACGGCGCCGACCGTGGCCTTGGCCGCCGAATTGGTGCGGCTCAGTCCGGCCTGCGAGCAGGTTCGGTTTTGCGCCTCGGGAACCGAGGCGACGATGTATTGTCAGCGCCTGGCGCGCGCATTCACCGGCCGGCCGAAGATACTCAAGTTCGAGGGCGCCTATCACGGCGCCAACGAGGTCGGCGTGACCAGCCTGTTTCCGCAGGCGCCGCCCGACTTCCCCCAACCGGACCCAACCAGCGCCGGGATCGAGGAGATTGCCCGCGTGGGGATTCTGGTCGC from Pirellulales bacterium encodes the following:
- a CDS encoding AAA family ATPase, whose product is MRFDALRLLAFGPFTQLGIDLSAGNQGLHVIYGPNEAGKTSSLRALHGLLYGIPERSSDDFLHLSKELRIGGSLRGSGGQRLDVVRRKARKNSLRDGSDDAVIEEQALTRLLGGVDQKLFGMLFALDHATLVAGGKEILQGRGQVGELLFAAGAGIAPLRRLQFDLQAQADELFKRSAVKPRINATLAEYNSTRLMLKRAQLSVEEWRRQDQQCKNAQTRRQELNAQLAEARTELARLDRLHKAGYAVSRWRELVDQRERLGEGPWLAVDFGSRRERAQADLRNAQQTVRAAEEALTRLSAEHEALPVATPLVQEHDLVDELRERLGSHRKAMRDRPALHDEVKQANELIRELLHRLGRDDEPDDGFAVGVPEHVRLGITQLSEKLIRTREQSVVIERDCRRLRGEIARIESECDAVTSEGSLQPWRAELRRLRPLAEEEAALGELQAKSRRLQREAETRLQALGLWQGELEAVQALPVPPEESIERFDAQRRDLDARCESQQRHLTELNQEIDQLQATLGQLEAAGAVPSASDLAAARALRDRGWRLVMAAWQGGGPGAPEQGEFLAACSRDNLPDAYAQCVQAADELADRLRREADRVADKARLSGQLDRARRRAADADMALQQTCEACARWQNQWVQLWEPLALAPLPPGEMRAWLRRQRELAELVGQWQQTVEDIRDRSEELARQRISVGRIATELGLSPAAADVSLVALVEAASDRAEALHDAARRRADRRAQLPAMRKELHDLEHQQGKLSDVLQELGRDWAQFMRPLGLAEHATAEQAASVLETLAQIAEQRARRHQFAVRVAGIDAEARQFAADVIAAAERLAPDLGDQEPERIVLQLAERFAQSHRADVQRKSLAERLADERSRLERARVAFRQAESMLAQLCEEAGCEEIAQLAKLEQQSTERREVQNALGEAQRQLSELAAGRSLTEFVDDVVQQADELPTRIETLQSGIAQLEEQRDAALRAATEAETELKRMSGGEGAIGLAERCESLLARLRGDAERLAVLRLAQAVLREGVDRYRRENASAVLDRASTLFTQLTCGSFAGLRTEIDEDEEVIVGVRPDGTWLTVEGMSEGTADQLFLALRLASVRAWAEEHEPIPLALDDILVNFDDRRSAAALLALAELSDHVQVVFFTHHAHLVELARQHVAPERVFVHELRR